CTTGACCCGATCCAGTCCTTTTGCTCTGGCCTTGACCTCAACAGTTCGGAAGATGCCGACTTCGTTTGCAAAGAGCTTGCCCGTGTAGCAAGGCAGACATCGTCTGCGGTCATCTTCATCCATCACCTGCGTAAAGGGGCAATAGATTCCATTGACGATGCAAGAGATTCCATTCGTGGTTCGAGTGCCCTTGTAGATGGAACAAGATGCGTCTATGCAATGTACGTCATGGCAGAAAAAAAGGCTAAGTCAGTCTGTCAAAAGTACGGTGTTCCGTATCGAAAAGGTTGCATTGTAGAGGGTGGAATCGTCAAAGAAAACTACTCTGACGGCAAAGAACCTCATACCATGTACCGAAAGCCGAACGGTATCATCGTTGACATAACAACGATTGACCGATCAGAGTCTGTCATGGATTCACTGCTTTCAGAAATACGTGATGCCTACTCCGCTGGAAGGCCGTACACCATGACAGGGGCACATGGTCTGTATGAACGACGAAGCGAGATGCATGGTGCCCTCAAGAACCAGAGCAAGCGGGGGTTGCGAGACCTCGCTCTGGCATTGATCGAGGCCGGAACGGTGATCCGAGACGGGCATTCCTTGAGACCTGCTCGGGGCGCATAGCCAGCTCGTTGCCATTTCCGGATTTCCACTGGAAACGAAAATACCGTGGAAACGCTGAAACCCAGGCAGGACAAGGGTTCCCGGCGTTTCCAGGCAAGCCCATTTCCACAGGGGTGGAAACGACAAATCAGAGACTTAACGCCTCGAATTTAAATATCTTTTCTCCTGATTTCCGCTTTTCCACTTTTC
The window above is part of the Desulfovibrio inopinatus DSM 10711 genome. Proteins encoded here:
- a CDS encoding AAA family ATPase: PFPDIESSHKFFIKGKDRHNTTSRGWSDLVNQLGGQFRLRALVLDPIQSFCSGLDLNSSEDADFVCKELARVARQTSSAVIFIHHLRKGAIDSIDDARDSIRGSSALVDGTRCVYAMYVMAEKKAKSVCQKYGVPYRKGCIVEGGIVKENYSDGKEPHTMYRKPNGIIVDITTIDRSESVMDSLLSEIRDAYSAGRPYTMTGAHGLYERRSEMHGALKNQSKRGLRDLALALIEAGTVIRDGHSLRPARGA